In Acinetobacter sp. WCHAc010034, a genomic segment contains:
- a CDS encoding zinc-binding dehydrogenase, which translates to MRSIIHCNFGEPAEVLQLAEMPQPEPQAGEVRIKTILSPMHNHDVWTVRGNYGYKPALPAIGGSEAVGVIDALGEGVSGVALGQRVAVAAVHGSWAEYFIAPAQGVVPLNDAIDDETAAQLIGMPISALMLLDFVNLQPGQWLIQNTANGAVGKTVAMIAQARGQQVINLVRRSSAVAELQALGIQHVVAADQADWREQVKAMHGGQPLMAGVDSIGGAASGELLALLSENSLLVSFGSMSGEAMQIASGDLIFKQATVKGFWASAVNQQLPAERKKALIVELLTLAAQKKLALPVEGVFSFEQIHSAALKAVEGARQGKVLLKP; encoded by the coding sequence ATGCGAAGCATTATTCATTGTAATTTTGGCGAGCCTGCAGAGGTGCTGCAGCTGGCAGAGATGCCGCAGCCTGAACCGCAGGCGGGCGAAGTCCGCATCAAGACCATTCTGTCACCCATGCACAATCATGATGTCTGGACTGTCCGCGGCAACTACGGCTATAAGCCGGCATTGCCTGCCATTGGCGGCAGCGAAGCGGTGGGCGTAATTGACGCCTTGGGCGAAGGCGTCAGCGGCGTTGCTCTTGGGCAGCGCGTGGCGGTGGCGGCGGTGCACGGCAGCTGGGCTGAATATTTTATTGCGCCGGCCCAAGGCGTTGTGCCTTTAAATGATGCGATTGATGATGAAACGGCCGCGCAATTGATCGGGATGCCGATCAGCGCCTTAATGCTGCTGGACTTTGTCAATTTGCAGCCGGGGCAGTGGCTGATTCAGAACACCGCAAACGGCGCAGTCGGCAAAACCGTTGCCATGATTGCGCAGGCCCGCGGCCAGCAGGTGATTAATCTGGTGCGCCGCAGCAGTGCCGTGGCTGAACTGCAGGCGCTGGGCATTCAGCATGTGGTTGCCGCCGATCAGGCCGATTGGCGGGAGCAGGTCAAAGCCATGCATGGCGGTCAGCCGCTCATGGCCGGGGTGGATTCGATTGGCGGCGCTGCCAGCGGCGAATTGCTGGCCCTGCTCAGCGAAAACAGCTTGCTGGTTTCATTCGGCAGCATGAGCGGGGAAGCCATGCAGATTGCATCCGGCGACCTGATCTTTAAGCAGGCCACGGTGAAAGGCTTTTGGGCCAGCGCTGTGAATCAGCAGCTGCCGGCGGAACGCAAAAAGGCTTTGATTGTGGAGCTGCTGACTTTGGCTGCCCAGAAAAAATTGGCGCTGCCGGTCG